TGCGGCCAGGCGTTTAGTCAGCGGACGCAGCACTCTCGGCATATCGCGGACTAAGCCATCTATCACTCCGTCATAAATAAGCGTGCTACCTGAACGCCCGAAACTTGCGATAACAAAAGATGGTCTTGTGCCCATCAAGGCACGTTGAAGAAATTTCTTCGTCCGCCCTTTAAAATCAGACAAAATCTAAACTCCAGTTATTAATTAAACAAAAGGGGTATATTTATTTCCAGGTGAATAATCAAAAACTACGTCTTGCGACCTTTCGCCAATTCTCTTCGCCGGTATGCCGCCATAGAGACCGAATGGCTCTGTATCTTTTGTGACGACAGCTCCTCCGGCAATGACGCACCCCTTAGCCACCGTCACGCCCGGCAGAACAATCACACGTGGACCTAGCCAAACCCAATCTTCTATTGTGATTTTCTTATAGTACGTCTTGAAATGGGGATCATTGTAGTCATGCTGTGCCGTCCAGAGCATAACTTCACTCGAGATATTGACGTTCTTGCC
This window of the Martelella lutilitoris genome carries:
- a CDS encoding acyltransferase, giving the protein MIKRYVAALIWIALAIVSRFPSQQFRKFLYSKLFGMKLGKSCAIYGGAEIRKPWWVAIGAGSSIGHRVTLDGRGGLEIGKNVNISSEVMLWTAQHDYNDPHFKTYYKKITIEDWVWLGPRVIVLPGVTVAKGCVIAGGAVVTKDTEPFGLYGGIPAKRIGERSQDVVFDYSPGNKYTPFV